In Achromobacter xylosoxidans A8, a single window of DNA contains:
- a CDS encoding aldo/keto reductase, which produces MSNKTSFPTRPLGQSGMDITRIGLGAWAIGGNGWAVGWGPQDDADSVAAICRAVERGINWIDTAAVYGLGHSEEIVRRALAQMAPDARPYVFTKCGLTWSAEQPQAMPRRTGAPASIRREIEDSLRRLGVERIDLYQMHWPAGDGTPLEVYWQELLDLKQEGKVRAVGLSNHNLAQLEQAEALGHVDTLQPPFSAIQRGAGADLIPWCERNGTGVIVYSPMQSGLLTGGFSVARARALPADDWRARNAEFTSPGIERNLALADAFKPIAERHGATVAAVAAGWTLAWPGVTGAIVGARSAAQVDGLLGAASLELDAEDMDAIADAIERTGAGAGPLRPPEESGALPVNLFA; this is translated from the coding sequence ATGAGCAACAAGACTTCGTTTCCCACGCGGCCGCTGGGCCAGAGCGGCATGGACATCACCCGCATCGGGCTCGGCGCGTGGGCCATCGGCGGCAACGGCTGGGCGGTGGGCTGGGGACCGCAGGACGACGCCGATTCGGTGGCTGCGATTTGCCGCGCGGTCGAGCGCGGCATCAACTGGATCGACACCGCGGCGGTTTACGGGCTGGGACATTCCGAGGAGATCGTGCGCCGCGCGCTGGCGCAGATGGCGCCGGACGCGCGGCCCTACGTCTTCACCAAGTGCGGCCTGACCTGGTCAGCGGAGCAGCCGCAGGCGATGCCGCGGCGTACCGGCGCGCCGGCCAGCATTCGGCGCGAAATCGAGGATTCGTTGCGCCGGCTGGGCGTGGAGCGCATCGATCTCTACCAGATGCACTGGCCGGCGGGCGACGGCACGCCCCTGGAGGTGTACTGGCAGGAATTGCTGGACCTGAAACAGGAGGGCAAGGTCAGGGCGGTGGGCCTGTCGAACCACAATCTTGCGCAATTGGAGCAGGCCGAAGCCCTGGGCCACGTGGATACGCTGCAACCGCCGTTCTCGGCCATCCAGCGGGGGGCTGGCGCGGACCTGATTCCGTGGTGCGAGAGGAACGGCACGGGCGTGATCGTCTACAGCCCGATGCAGTCCGGCCTGTTGACCGGCGGCTTCAGCGTGGCGCGCGCCCGCGCCTTGCCGGCGGATGACTGGCGCGCGCGCAACGCGGAATTCACCTCGCCCGGCATCGAGCGCAACCTGGCGCTGGCTGATGCGTTCAAGCCCATCGCCGAACGCCATGGCGCCACGGTCGCGGCCGTGGCCGCGGGCTGGACATTGGCCTGGCCGGGCGTGACGGGCGCCATCGTCGGCGCCCGCAGCGCGGCTCAGGTGGATGGATTGCTGGGCGCGGCGTCGTTGGAGCTGGACGCGGAGGACATGGACGCCATCGCGGACGCGATCGAGCGCACGGGGGCAGGGGCCGGACCGCTGCGCCCGCCCGAGGAGAGCGGCGCGCTGCCGGTCAATCTGTTCGCCTGA
- a CDS encoding helix-turn-helix transcriptional regulator — MTANAAAPHPHRQHLQRIIAGLNEGVILLEADGAIAWANASALALHGAGTLDELGGTPAGYRKRYTLSYRNRHRVPARQYPLDLLAAAEPFDELLLDLARKDDGEFRRNVRASGLHLDGGDGADYRVLILHDQTGQINAEERFERAFGANPAPALICRLSDLRYVKVNQGFLEMTGYARDAILGKSAYELDVLDGGDDKDNAVARLNEGQTIAQREGVLKLADGNVKFVIVAGQPIDMQGEPCMLFTFIDLEGRKRTELALRESEERFSKAFRLAPVPMAVCEGETLLALDLNDAFAAATGASSQDGIGQALTGLGLQFPEELEASLRRGESARNRDVALAAKDGSPLACLLSAEPVTIGGQPRVLLAIQDITERKRSETELLTAIEAVMQDTSWFSRSVIEKLAQLREPAPATRDVAELAQLTSREREVLGLMCQGHDDDSIARQLKLSRNTVRNHVATIYSKIGVHRRSAAIVWARDRGITGHERTRARDKREQA, encoded by the coding sequence GTGACCGCGAACGCCGCCGCTCCCCATCCGCACCGCCAGCATCTGCAACGCATCATCGCGGGCCTGAACGAAGGCGTCATCCTGCTCGAGGCGGACGGCGCCATCGCCTGGGCCAATGCCAGTGCGCTCGCGCTGCATGGCGCCGGCACGCTGGATGAACTGGGCGGCACGCCCGCCGGCTATCGCAAGCGCTACACCCTCAGCTACCGCAACCGTCACCGCGTGCCAGCGCGCCAGTATCCGCTGGATCTCCTGGCCGCGGCCGAGCCATTCGACGAACTGCTGCTGGACCTGGCACGCAAGGACGACGGGGAATTCCGGCGCAACGTGCGCGCCAGCGGCCTGCACCTGGACGGCGGCGACGGGGCCGATTACCGCGTCCTGATCCTGCACGACCAGACCGGGCAGATCAACGCCGAAGAACGCTTTGAACGCGCCTTCGGCGCCAATCCCGCGCCCGCCCTGATCTGCCGCCTGTCCGACCTGCGCTACGTGAAGGTGAACCAGGGCTTCCTGGAAATGACCGGCTACGCGCGCGACGCCATACTGGGCAAGTCGGCCTACGAACTGGACGTGCTGGACGGTGGCGACGACAAGGACAACGCGGTCGCCAGGCTCAACGAAGGACAGACCATTGCGCAGCGCGAAGGCGTGCTGAAACTCGCGGACGGCAATGTGAAGTTCGTCATTGTCGCGGGACAGCCCATCGACATGCAGGGCGAGCCATGCATGCTGTTCACCTTCATCGACCTGGAAGGCCGCAAGCGCACCGAACTGGCCTTGCGCGAAAGCGAGGAGCGCTTCTCCAAGGCGTTCCGCCTGGCGCCCGTGCCCATGGCCGTCTGCGAGGGCGAGACGCTGCTCGCGCTGGACCTGAATGACGCCTTTGCCGCGGCCACCGGCGCCTCGTCTCAGGACGGCATCGGCCAAGCGCTGACCGGCCTGGGCCTGCAGTTCCCTGAAGAACTGGAGGCCAGCCTCAGGCGCGGCGAAAGCGCCCGCAACCGGGATGTCGCGTTGGCGGCCAAGGACGGCAGTCCGCTGGCTTGCCTGCTGTCGGCCGAACCCGTGACCATCGGCGGCCAGCCACGCGTGCTGCTGGCGATCCAGGACATCACGGAACGCAAGCGCTCCGAGACGGAACTGCTGACGGCGATCGAAGCCGTCATGCAGGACACCTCGTGGTTCAGCCGCAGCGTCATCGAAAAGCTGGCGCAACTGCGCGAACCCGCGCCCGCCACGCGCGACGTCGCCGAACTGGCGCAACTCACTTCGCGCGAGCGCGAGGTGCTGGGCCTGATGTGCCAGGGCCACGACGACGACAGCATCGCCCGGCAACTGAAGCTGTCGCGCAATACCGTGCGCAACCACGTGGCCACCATCTACAGCAAGATCGGCGTGCACCGCCGCAGCGCGGCCATCGTCTGGGCGCGGGACCGCGGCATCACCGGACACGAGCGCACGCGGGCGCGCGACAAGCGAGAACAGGCCTGA
- the bioB gene encoding biotin synthase BioB, with translation MQTAYIPVPTIAKPAPAPAWSAADIMALYELPFMDLVFRAQQTHRAHFDPNAIQLSSLLSIKTGGCPEDCAYCPQSSHYDTGLDADKLMPLADVVAAARKAQEGGAQRFCMGAAWRSPKPHHLEAVAEMVSAVKALGLETCVTLGMLREGQAEQLKHAGLDYYNHNLDTSPEFYGKIISTRTYQDRLDTLDRVRDAGISVCCGGIVGLGESRRERAGLIAQLASMEPYPESVPINNLVQVEGTPLAGVEALDPFEFVRTIAVARIAMPRAAVRLSAGREAMDDALQALCFMAGANSMFYGDALLTTANPQMEADQRLLQRLGMRIDAAQHQHHDATACR, from the coding sequence ATGCAGACCGCCTACATTCCCGTCCCGACCATCGCCAAGCCGGCCCCGGCTCCCGCCTGGAGCGCCGCCGACATCATGGCGCTCTACGAGCTGCCGTTCATGGATCTGGTGTTCCGGGCCCAGCAGACGCACCGCGCCCATTTCGATCCGAACGCCATCCAGCTGTCCAGCCTGCTGTCGATCAAGACCGGCGGCTGTCCCGAGGACTGCGCCTATTGCCCGCAGTCCTCGCACTACGACACCGGCCTGGACGCCGACAAGCTGATGCCGTTGGCGGACGTGGTAGCCGCGGCCCGCAAGGCCCAGGAAGGCGGCGCGCAGCGCTTCTGCATGGGCGCCGCCTGGCGCAGCCCCAAGCCGCACCACCTTGAGGCGGTGGCGGAGATGGTCAGCGCCGTGAAGGCCCTGGGCCTGGAAACCTGCGTCACCCTGGGCATGCTGCGCGAAGGCCAGGCCGAACAGCTCAAGCACGCCGGCCTGGACTACTACAACCACAACCTGGACACCTCGCCCGAGTTCTACGGCAAGATCATTTCCACCCGCACCTACCAGGACCGTCTGGACACGCTGGACCGGGTGCGCGACGCCGGCATCAGCGTATGCTGCGGCGGCATCGTGGGTCTGGGCGAATCGCGCCGCGAACGCGCCGGCCTGATCGCCCAGTTGGCCAGCATGGAGCCCTATCCCGAATCCGTGCCGATCAACAACCTGGTGCAGGTGGAAGGCACGCCGCTGGCCGGCGTGGAAGCCCTGGACCCGTTCGAGTTCGTGCGCACCATCGCCGTGGCCCGCATCGCCATGCCGCGCGCGGCGGTGCGCCTGTCCGCCGGCCGCGAAGCCATGGACGATGCGTTGCAGGCCCTGTGCTTCATGGCGGGCGCCAACTCCATGTTCTACGGCGACGCCCTGCTGACCACCGCCAATCCGCAGATGGAAGCCGACCAGCGCCTGCTGCAGCGCCTGGGCATGCGCATCGACGCCGCCCAGCACCAGCACCACGACGCCACGGCATGCCGCTGA
- a CDS encoding EamA family transporter, translated as MTPGLLYLLASVACSVTVAVLLKLARRYQVDVRQAIAMNYAVAALLCWAVLRPDPAALLAPQTPWLVLAALGVLLPSVFLAMAAAVRHAGIVRSDAAQRLSLFIPLLAAFLLFGESVSGRKLAAILLAASALYCLLRRPARAQGPGEDPAASSRAMWLWPLVVWVGYGVIDILFKQMARAGTAFAGGLLLAFVIAGLLMLAYLLGSRVRWQLRHLAAGAVLGLANFGNILTYIRAHQSLPEHPALVFASMNMGVITLGTLVGALAFREPLTRLNLLGIALALAAIVLMAPW; from the coding sequence CTGACGCCGGGCCTGCTCTACCTGCTGGCCAGCGTCGCCTGCAGCGTCACCGTGGCCGTGCTGCTGAAGCTGGCGCGGCGCTACCAGGTGGACGTGCGCCAGGCCATCGCCATGAACTATGCGGTCGCCGCCCTGCTCTGCTGGGCGGTGCTGCGCCCGGACCCGGCCGCATTGCTGGCGCCACAAACGCCCTGGCTGGTGCTGGCCGCGCTGGGCGTGTTGCTGCCCAGCGTGTTCCTGGCGATGGCCGCGGCCGTGCGCCATGCCGGCATCGTGCGCAGCGACGCGGCGCAACGCCTGTCCTTGTTCATCCCCTTGCTGGCGGCCTTCCTGCTGTTCGGCGAATCGGTCAGCGGCCGCAAGCTGGCCGCGATCTTGCTGGCGGCCAGCGCCTTGTACTGCCTGCTGCGCCGCCCCGCCCGCGCACAAGGGCCGGGTGAGGACCCGGCGGCGAGCAGCCGCGCCATGTGGCTGTGGCCGCTGGTCGTGTGGGTGGGCTATGGCGTGATCGACATTCTGTTCAAGCAGATGGCGCGCGCAGGCACTGCCTTCGCGGGCGGCTTGCTGCTCGCGTTCGTCATCGCCGGCCTGCTGATGCTCGCCTATCTGTTGGGAAGCCGGGTGCGCTGGCAGCTGCGCCACCTGGCCGCTGGCGCAGTGTTGGGCCTGGCGAACTTCGGCAACATCCTGACCTACATCCGCGCGCACCAGTCGCTGCCCGAGCATCCCGCGCTGGTATTCGCATCGATGAACATGGGCGTGATCACCCTGGGCACGCTGGTCGGCGCGCTGGCCTTCCGCGAACCCTTGACCCGGCTGAACCTGCTGGGCATCGCGCTGGCGCTGGCCGCCATCGTGCTGATGGCGCCCTGGTAA
- a CDS encoding MFS transporter, which yields MLATISSFSSLYFATLLMLIGTGLFNTYMGLGLTAQSVSEVWIGALIAGYYLGLVCGARLGHKLIIRVGHIRAFVACAAVATSMILAQTLVDSMPLWLVFRVISGIVMVTEFMVIESWLNEQTENHQRGRVFSVYMVVSGLGTVLGQLALTAYATLDLRPLTLVAMCLVLCLVPIAVTARSHPPTPLPAPLDIRFFMRRVPLSMTVLFVAGNLSGAFYGLAAVYGAKHGLSTSQAAIFVAAAVTAGLLSQWPMGWLSDRINRAGLIRFNALLLVLLPVVMWGWIVLPYWALVAMSCVFGVLQFTLYPLGAAFANDHVESERRVSLSAVLLMTYGVGACIGPMIAGVLMSLAGPSMYYVFISACALILVWHVRPTRVTGAHQVEEAPTHFVPMPDTLQSSPAAAVLDPRVDPATDIAMEMVQPDVAPVAAAEPPAQDLPGEASADQADDADQRRTGT from the coding sequence ATGCTCGCCACCATCTCCTCCTTCTCGTCGCTTTACTTCGCGACCTTGCTGATGCTCATCGGCACGGGTCTGTTCAATACCTACATGGGGCTCGGGCTGACAGCGCAGTCTGTCAGCGAGGTGTGGATCGGCGCCCTGATCGCCGGCTACTACCTGGGCCTGGTGTGCGGCGCCCGTCTGGGGCACAAACTCATCATCCGCGTGGGCCATATCCGGGCGTTCGTCGCCTGTGCGGCCGTTGCCACCAGCATGATCCTGGCGCAGACGCTGGTCGACTCCATGCCGTTGTGGCTGGTGTTCCGCGTCATTTCGGGCATCGTGATGGTGACCGAGTTCATGGTCATCGAAAGCTGGCTCAATGAGCAGACCGAAAACCACCAGCGCGGACGCGTCTTTTCCGTCTACATGGTCGTGTCGGGCCTGGGCACCGTGCTGGGGCAGCTGGCCCTGACCGCCTATGCCACGCTGGATCTGCGGCCCTTGACCCTGGTGGCCATGTGCCTGGTGCTGTGCCTGGTGCCGATCGCCGTCACCGCGCGTTCGCACCCGCCCACGCCGCTGCCGGCGCCGCTGGACATCCGTTTCTTCATGCGGCGCGTGCCGCTGTCGATGACTGTACTGTTCGTGGCGGGCAACCTGTCCGGGGCCTTCTATGGGCTGGCGGCCGTCTACGGCGCCAAGCACGGCCTGTCCACCTCGCAGGCGGCCATTTTCGTGGCCGCCGCGGTGACCGCGGGCCTGTTGTCGCAATGGCCCATGGGCTGGCTGTCCGACCGCATCAACCGCGCCGGCCTGATCCGTTTCAACGCGCTGTTGCTGGTGCTGCTGCCGGTGGTCATGTGGGGCTGGATCGTCCTGCCGTACTGGGCGCTGGTGGCCATGTCCTGTGTTTTTGGCGTGCTGCAGTTCACCCTGTATCCGCTGGGCGCGGCCTTTGCCAACGACCACGTGGAGTCCGAGCGCCGTGTCAGCTTGTCGGCCGTGCTGCTCATGACTTACGGGGTGGGGGCCTGCATCGGCCCGATGATTGCCGGGGTGCTGATGTCCCTGGCCGGGCCCAGCATGTACTACGTGTTCATTTCCGCCTGCGCCCTGATCCTGGTCTGGCACGTGCGTCCCACCCGCGTCACGGGTGCGCACCAGGTGGAAGAGGCTCCCACGCATTTCGTGCCCATGCCGGACACGCTGCAGAGTTCGCCGGCCGCGGCGGTGCTGGATCCGCGGGTGGATCCAGCAACCGACATCGCCATGGAAATGGTGCAGCCCGACGTGGCGCCGGTGGCGGCGGCCGAGCCGCCCGCGCAGGACCTGCCTGGCGAGGCCAGCGCGGACCAGGCGGACGACGCGGACCAAAGGCGCACCGGCACCTGA
- a CDS encoding peroxiredoxin, translating into MTIKVGDRVPDGTLTEFIETESAGCSLGPNAFQVADLTRGKTIALFALPGAFTPTCSAKHLPGYVEQAAALKAKGVDEIWCVSVNDAFVMGAWGREQKTEGKVRMLADGSALWTKELGLELDLIQRGMGVRSQRYSALIVDGVVKQLNVEGPGKFEVSDAATMLSQV; encoded by the coding sequence ATGACGATCAAAGTCGGCGATCGCGTGCCGGACGGCACCCTGACCGAATTCATCGAAACCGAAAGCGCCGGCTGCTCGCTGGGCCCCAACGCGTTCCAGGTCGCCGACCTGACCCGCGGCAAGACCATTGCGCTGTTCGCCCTGCCGGGCGCCTTCACGCCCACCTGCTCGGCCAAGCACCTGCCCGGCTATGTGGAACAGGCCGCTGCCCTGAAGGCCAAGGGCGTCGATGAAATCTGGTGCGTGTCGGTCAACGACGCGTTCGTCATGGGCGCCTGGGGCCGCGAGCAGAAGACGGAAGGCAAGGTCCGCATGCTGGCCGACGGTTCCGCTCTGTGGACCAAGGAACTGGGCCTGGAGCTGGACCTGATCCAGCGCGGCATGGGCGTGCGCTCGCAGCGCTACTCGGCCCTGATCGTCGACGGCGTGGTCAAGCAGCTGAACGTCGAAGGCCCCGGCAAGTTCGAAGTCAGCGACGCAGCCACGATGCTGTCGCAAGTCTGA